A genome region from Deinococcus aerolatus includes the following:
- a CDS encoding DUF4357 domain-containing protein, which translates to MSGIQERIREAVAAIGAWLAQSPNPGEAIVRQAIVLRVLHAAGFDIWNPAEVVPEETNATGNRSDFLIRAGTGRFALEIKGMNVTLGAPQFQQASTYAVNEGTRWAIVTNGRVWIAIDEHLPGRWEERVALKLELGQEGHTFADDLAALLDAEMWRVDGFADAVQNIKNCQQQRLDAARILKEKTPLVQAFQQEHEIGSFESAVRLAAQLGTITEAERDVLLGVPSQTKIVHLPREIHFTYCLLGAEAHAIYRPADGTWTVQAGSTALNRVLGESGTNARGIRGRRQGYTKAGQLVERSAELLEYVQDVTYKSPSAAAMDISGASRNGWACWKDAQGRPAQHHRPE; encoded by the coding sequence ATGTCAGGCATTCAGGAGCGGATTCGGGAGGCAGTGGCGGCCATCGGCGCGTGGCTTGCCCAGAGCCCCAATCCCGGCGAGGCCATTGTCCGTCAGGCGATTGTGCTACGGGTGCTGCACGCTGCCGGATTCGACATCTGGAATCCGGCAGAGGTGGTGCCGGAGGAAACCAATGCCACGGGCAACCGTTCGGACTTTCTGATTCGCGCCGGGACAGGCAGGTTCGCCCTGGAAATCAAGGGCATGAACGTCACGCTGGGGGCGCCGCAGTTCCAGCAGGCGTCTACATACGCCGTCAACGAAGGCACGCGCTGGGCCATCGTGACCAACGGGCGCGTGTGGATCGCTATAGACGAGCATCTGCCGGGCCGCTGGGAAGAACGGGTGGCGTTGAAACTGGAACTGGGTCAGGAGGGCCACACCTTCGCCGACGATCTGGCGGCCCTGCTGGACGCGGAGATGTGGCGCGTCGACGGTTTTGCGGACGCCGTGCAGAACATCAAGAACTGCCAGCAGCAACGGCTGGACGCGGCCCGCATCCTGAAGGAGAAGACGCCACTGGTGCAGGCCTTTCAGCAAGAACACGAGATTGGCTCCTTCGAGAGTGCGGTCAGGCTGGCGGCGCAACTCGGCACCATCACCGAAGCCGAGCGCGACGTGTTGCTGGGTGTGCCGTCGCAGACGAAAATTGTTCATCTGCCCCGGGAAATTCACTTCACGTACTGCCTTCTCGGGGCCGAGGCCCACGCCATCTACCGGCCTGCTGATGGAACCTGGACCGTGCAGGCGGGAAGTACAGCCCTGAACCGCGTGCTGGGTGAGAGCGGAACCAATGCGAGGGGAATTCGGGGCCGCAGGCAGGGTTACACGAAGGCTGGGCAGCTCGTTGAGAGGAGCGCCGAGCTGCTGGAATACGTCCAAGACGTGACCTATAAGAGTCCCAGTGCAGCTGCTATGGATATCTCCGGCGCGTCTCGCAACGGCTGGGCGTGCTGGAAAGATGCCCAGGGCCGTCCGGCCCAGCACCACCGCCCTGAATAA